The following coding sequences are from one Shewanella violacea DSS12 window:
- a CDS encoding TonB-dependent receptor, with product MKINFKHSLLAASISTLLAISSPIMAANNTAGSMKGTITDASSKSALAGATVTIINKANGASTTVTVNEKGTFKVPSLSIGNYKITITKPGYETQVIESAKVTIGSEVSIEVPMSTGDVERISVTGSRIALVDTSSPEISLTISADEIARLPIAQDIVSVALLSPGATKGDSAFGNLASFGGSSVAENSFIINGVNVTSFRRGTSIADIPFSAYEQFQIKTGGYSAQFGRSTGGVVNAVTKRGNNGWDFGIAARWEPDALREQRPSVLYPVGNASGSIQPFDTFWDNSKDEKDDLEAEFTVSGDIIEDTLFVYGLIQPQKYKSINASANGETYTTTEYDDPLWLARVDWQITDDHSLMIWGFSDSEQVVDTTKAYDPNSEIMDQVSIESRGGTTWSAQYVGRLNDWISVDALYAEVEFDSTVQAPEDETCPAIYDDRGSGLVPMGCWQNFSSSAESDLRKQTNINFNFDYFEDHAIKAGYDFEDNTSLESSFYSGHVYYRYYKGAAGESVNGVELAQNIEYARTRVYDNGGEFTSKSTAWYIEDTWSILPNLTARVGLRSESFENLNAEDKAFIEIKNQLAPRLGLSWDPMDDGESKVFVNWGRYHIPVASNTNVRMAGAETFTAEWNELISVDAEGLPSLGASIGDQQVYSDGSVADPAEILDTSIDPMYQDEFILGYQRNLDEDWSAGIKFTHRDLKSIIDDITIDKGIRANGWVESEAHVYVLTNPNTDVHVSYDTNGNGTLEQVVIAAEDLGYPDPERIYNSVELTLNRTWNDDWAFNASYTWAQSYGNAEGYVKSDNGQDDSGLTTDWDFPYLMDGANGSLPNDRRHTIKAYGAYQIIENLSIGANLIAQSGRPKNAFADTLPEGYPDPYEYGATYYPFDQKCSRGCMGNEDWRFKVDLNFVYNIDFIDNIQADVRLDIFNIFNSSNVLKTSETLTIGGQYDPSYGLPKEFEAPRYVRISANIKF from the coding sequence ATGAAAATAAACTTCAAACACTCTTTGTTAGCAGCTTCGATTTCTACGCTTCTCGCAATAAGTTCTCCCATCATGGCTGCAAATAATACCGCTGGTTCAATGAAAGGAACCATTACAGATGCATCCAGCAAAAGTGCGCTAGCAGGGGCCACTGTAACAATTATAAATAAGGCTAATGGTGCTAGCACTACAGTGACTGTTAATGAGAAAGGTACTTTTAAGGTACCTTCGCTTAGTATCGGTAACTATAAAATTACCATCACTAAGCCGGGATATGAAACTCAAGTTATAGAAAGTGCAAAAGTGACTATCGGTAGTGAAGTATCTATCGAAGTACCTATGAGTACTGGTGACGTAGAACGTATTTCAGTAACAGGCTCTAGAATCGCATTGGTTGATACATCATCTCCAGAAATATCTTTAACCATCAGTGCTGACGAAATCGCACGCTTACCAATTGCTCAAGACATAGTATCAGTTGCCCTTCTTTCACCAGGTGCAACTAAAGGTGATTCAGCATTTGGTAACCTTGCTTCGTTTGGTGGTTCATCCGTTGCAGAAAACAGTTTCATTATTAACGGAGTGAACGTAACAAGCTTCCGCCGTGGTACATCAATTGCGGATATTCCATTTAGTGCTTATGAACAGTTCCAAATAAAAACTGGTGGTTATTCCGCACAGTTTGGTCGCTCTACTGGTGGCGTAGTTAACGCAGTCACCAAACGTGGAAATAATGGCTGGGACTTCGGCATTGCTGCACGTTGGGAGCCAGATGCTCTTCGTGAACAGCGTCCTAGTGTTTTATATCCCGTAGGTAACGCATCAGGCTCTATCCAGCCATTTGATACTTTCTGGGACAACAGTAAAGATGAAAAAGATGATTTAGAAGCTGAGTTTACAGTTTCTGGTGACATTATCGAAGATACTTTATTCGTATACGGTTTAATTCAGCCGCAAAAGTATAAATCAATTAATGCTTCTGCAAACGGAGAGACCTATACAACAACTGAGTATGACGATCCACTATGGCTAGCACGTGTCGATTGGCAAATTACTGATGATCATTCCTTAATGATTTGGGGATTCTCTGATTCAGAGCAGGTTGTTGACACAACCAAAGCTTACGATCCAAATTCAGAAATAATGGATCAGGTTTCAATTGAGAGCCGCGGTGGTACCACTTGGTCAGCACAATATGTAGGTCGACTCAATGACTGGATTTCTGTGGATGCCTTGTATGCAGAAGTTGAATTTGATTCAACAGTTCAGGCCCCGGAAGATGAAACTTGCCCAGCAATCTACGATGACCGAGGCAGCGGATTAGTACCTATGGGTTGTTGGCAAAACTTCAGCTCATCTGCAGAGAGTGATCTTCGTAAACAGACTAACATTAACTTCAACTTTGATTACTTTGAAGATCATGCAATCAAGGCTGGGTATGACTTTGAAGACAATACCTCACTTGAAAGTAGCTTCTACTCAGGCCATGTTTACTACCGTTACTACAAAGGCGCAGCGGGAGAAAGTGTTAACGGCGTAGAGCTTGCCCAGAATATTGAATATGCAAGAACACGTGTTTATGATAATGGTGGGGAGTTCACTAGTAAATCTACAGCTTGGTACATTGAAGATACTTGGAGTATTTTACCAAATTTGACTGCTCGTGTCGGACTTCGCTCTGAATCTTTCGAAAATTTAAATGCTGAAGATAAAGCCTTTATTGAAATCAAAAACCAGCTTGCACCACGTTTAGGATTATCTTGGGATCCTATGGATGATGGCGAATCTAAAGTATTTGTAAACTGGGGACGTTATCACATCCCTGTCGCATCAAATACCAACGTTCGTATGGCTGGTGCAGAAACATTTACGGCGGAGTGGAATGAGCTAATAAGTGTAGATGCTGAGGGACTCCCCTCTCTTGGTGCCTCAATCGGTGACCAACAAGTCTACTCGGATGGTAGCGTTGCAGATCCAGCAGAGATTTTAGATACTTCTATCGATCCAATGTATCAAGATGAGTTTATATTAGGTTACCAGCGAAATTTAGATGAAGATTGGTCAGCGGGCATTAAGTTCACTCACCGTGATCTAAAGAGCATCATAGATGATATCACCATCGACAAAGGCATTCGTGCTAATGGCTGGGTAGAAAGTGAAGCTCATGTTTATGTGCTTACAAACCCTAATACAGATGTTCACGTATCTTATGATACAAATGGCAACGGTACACTTGAGCAGGTTGTCATCGCAGCCGAAGATTTGGGTTACCCAGATCCGGAGCGTATCTACAATTCTGTAGAGCTTACTTTGAACCGTACTTGGAATGATGATTGGGCATTCAATGCATCATATACTTGGGCACAAAGCTATGGAAATGCTGAAGGTTACGTTAAATCAGATAATGGCCAAGACGACTCAGGCTTAACAACTGACTGGGATTTCCCATACCTTATGGATGGTGCTAATGGATCATTACCAAATGATCGCCGCCATACAATCAAAGCATACGGTGCGTATCAGATCATTGAAAACCTATCAATTGGCGCTAACTTAATAGCTCAATCAGGTCGTCCAAAGAACGCATTCGCAGATACATTACCTGAAGGATACCCGGATCCATATGAGTACGGTGCAACATATTATCCATTTGATCAAAAGTGTTCACGTGGCTGTATGGGCAATGAGGATTGGCGCTTCAAGGTCGATCTTAATTTTGTTTACAACATCGATTTCATAGACAACATTCAGGCCGATGTACGTCTAGATATATTCAACATATTCAACTCATCAAATGTTTTAAAAACTTCAGAAACTTTAACTATTGGTGGCCAATATGACCCATCATATGGTCTACCAAAAGAATTTGAAGCGCCAAGATATGTCCGCATTAGCGCCAACATCAAGTTCTAA
- a CDS encoding S46 family peptidase gives MRNALISALVLSSGVAFISLETHADEGQWQPYQMPSIADKLSERGIDIPAKQLADLTQYPMNAVVGLGYCTASFVSPQGLVVTNHHCAYSAIQYNSKTEHNYIADGFLATSKIDEPSAGPNERLYITEAVTDVSDRVTQGLSQEPLARYQEIQSNRKSLIKSCESDDNYRCSVRSFHSGLEYYLIKQLIIRDVRLVYAPPKSVGAFGGDIDNYEYPRHAGDFTFLRAYVGKDGQPAAYSKDNVPFEPKSYLKINADGVKAGDGVFVAGYPGSTSRYRLTSELKFASDWLYPTLASRYQLRIDTIETMGNSNHEIELKYAGTLASMANRMKKYNGLLDGFKATDIAGIKQSREDGFKQWLATDKTYQTYQAKFDQLELLLTKKRVDNQTRYYFENAQSSALLAAANKLYRLSKEKVKPDAEREEGYQERDMKMFKARLKRIDSSFDASVDKALWQQDLQAYIAQEHRVAALDNMLNYVDESVTLSDKLAGLYSLTSLTDKDKRLAWMDAKAGDFETSADPFIRLAVALFDTNMAQEKDKKTLAGQLSQARPDYMKAIIAYYKANDWPVYPDANGTLRITYGMVDGYQSKDALYKQPFTRLEGITAKHTGLAPFNAPQKVLDAIKEQRFGSHKVASVIKDPSTWLCRLFSCYKPEEFNSVPVNFLSSVDTTGGNSGSPVFNGKGDLVGLNFDSTYEAITKDWFFNPTITRAVHVDFRYILWMMDEVDHADNLIAELDLVRN, from the coding sequence ATGCGCAATGCATTGATCTCAGCATTAGTGCTGTCATCTGGAGTGGCATTTATCTCTCTCGAGACCCATGCAGATGAGGGGCAATGGCAGCCTTATCAAATGCCATCGATTGCAGATAAGCTTAGCGAAAGAGGAATCGACATTCCGGCAAAACAGTTAGCCGACCTCACTCAGTATCCGATGAATGCAGTTGTCGGACTCGGCTATTGTACAGCCAGTTTCGTCTCCCCCCAAGGGTTAGTTGTCACAAACCATCACTGCGCATATAGTGCCATTCAATACAACAGTAAAACAGAACACAATTATATTGCCGATGGCTTCCTGGCAACAAGTAAAATCGATGAACCAAGCGCGGGTCCAAACGAAAGATTATATATTACCGAGGCAGTAACAGATGTCTCCGATCGAGTCACCCAAGGCTTGAGCCAAGAGCCCTTAGCACGTTATCAAGAGATACAATCAAATAGAAAATCTTTAATTAAAAGCTGTGAGAGCGATGACAACTATCGCTGCTCAGTCAGAAGCTTCCATAGCGGCCTCGAATATTACCTTATCAAGCAACTGATTATCCGTGATGTGCGCCTCGTTTATGCACCACCTAAGAGTGTCGGCGCCTTCGGTGGCGATATCGACAACTATGAATATCCACGCCATGCCGGAGACTTCACCTTCCTGCGCGCCTATGTAGGCAAAGATGGACAGCCGGCTGCATATTCTAAAGATAATGTGCCCTTCGAACCTAAGAGCTATCTGAAAATTAATGCCGATGGAGTAAAGGCTGGTGATGGAGTATTTGTCGCCGGATACCCAGGCTCTACCAGTCGCTATCGTTTAACTAGCGAGCTTAAATTTGCCAGTGACTGGCTCTACCCAACCTTAGCGTCTCGCTATCAACTGCGTATAGATACCATTGAGACCATGGGAAACAGCAATCACGAAATTGAGCTCAAATATGCCGGCACCTTAGCCTCTATGGCTAACCGTATGAAAAAATATAACGGCCTACTCGATGGCTTTAAAGCCACCGACATAGCTGGCATTAAGCAGAGCCGTGAAGATGGCTTCAAGCAATGGTTAGCAACCGATAAGACCTACCAGACTTATCAAGCCAAATTCGATCAACTCGAGCTTCTACTCACTAAGAAACGTGTCGATAACCAGACACGTTACTATTTCGAAAATGCCCAATCTAGTGCGCTTCTGGCCGCGGCCAACAAGCTGTATCGATTATCGAAAGAGAAAGTCAAACCCGATGCAGAGCGAGAAGAAGGCTACCAAGAGCGAGACATGAAAATGTTCAAGGCTCGACTAAAACGAATCGATTCCAGCTTCGATGCTTCAGTTGATAAAGCCCTGTGGCAACAAGATCTACAAGCTTACATTGCGCAAGAACATCGTGTCGCGGCGCTGGATAATATGCTTAACTATGTTGATGAATCTGTGACTCTGTCGGATAAACTAGCTGGACTCTATTCTCTGACATCCTTAACCGATAAGGATAAACGTTTAGCCTGGATGGACGCCAAAGCTGGGGATTTCGAGACCAGTGCAGATCCTTTTATCCGTCTTGCCGTAGCCCTGTTTGATACCAATATGGCCCAAGAGAAAGACAAGAAGACACTAGCGGGTCAGCTGTCCCAGGCTCGCCCCGATTACATGAAAGCCATCATTGCCTATTACAAAGCCAACGACTGGCCTGTCTACCCCGATGCTAACGGTACTCTAAGAATCACCTACGGCATGGTAGACGGATATCAGTCGAAAGATGCCTTATATAAACAGCCTTTCACTCGCCTCGAAGGCATCACAGCCAAGCATACAGGCCTAGCGCCCTTTAATGCGCCACAGAAAGTCTTGGATGCCATTAAAGAGCAGAGATTTGGCAGCCACAAGGTCGCCTCAGTCATCAAGGATCCCAGCACTTGGTTGTGTCGACTTTTTTCTTGCTATAAGCCGGAAGAGTTTAATTCAGTACCAGTAAACTTTCTCTCCAGTGTCGATACCACAGGCGGAAACTCAGGCTCTCCCGTGTTTAACGGCAAGGGAGACTTAGTTGGTCTAAACTTCGATTCCACCTATGAAGCGATCACCAAGGACTGGTTCTTCAACCCTACTATCACCCGCGCCGTGCATGTGGATTTCCGCTATATCCTCTGGATGATGGATGAAGTGGACCATGCTGATAACTTGATAGCCGAGTTGGATTTAGTTAGAAACTAG
- the dnaB gene encoding replicative DNA helicase, translating into MSQQGQGSFKAKQKPRDIQMDALKMPPHSLEAEQSVLGGLMLDSDAWDRVSEAVVAEDFYSRSHKMIFNAMATLTAASHPIDLITVSEQLEIEDQLEDAGGFAYLGEIAKNTPSAGNIVSYAGIVRERAVVRDMIKVANEIADAGFNPEGRNSSELLDLAETKVFKIAESRTNENDGPKGIKAILEKTVDKIEELYNNPTGGVTGISSGFHDLDKMTAGFQGGDLIIVAARPSMGKTTFAMNLCEQAALNEEKPVLIFSLEMPSEQIMMRMLASLGRVDQTKIRTGQLDDDDWARVSSTMGIMLEQGKMYIDDGSGLTPTDVRSRARRIAREHGGLSMIMIDYLQLMQVPALKDNRTLEISEISRSLKALAKELMIPVIALSQLNRSLEQRADKRPVNSDLRESGAIEQDADLIMFIYRDEVYNHDTEHKGVAEIIIGKQRNGPIGRVPLTFQGQFSRFDNYAGPKFDED; encoded by the coding sequence ATGTCACAACAAGGTCAAGGTTCCTTTAAGGCCAAGCAGAAGCCTAGAGATATCCAGATGGATGCTCTTAAGATGCCACCACATTCGTTAGAGGCCGAACAATCTGTACTCGGTGGTCTAATGTTGGATTCCGATGCTTGGGATAGGGTGTCTGAAGCGGTTGTTGCAGAAGATTTTTATTCTCGCTCTCATAAGATGATTTTCAATGCGATGGCAACCTTAACTGCTGCCAGTCATCCCATAGATCTGATCACCGTTTCTGAGCAATTAGAAATTGAAGATCAGTTAGAAGATGCCGGCGGTTTTGCCTATCTTGGTGAGATTGCCAAGAATACTCCTAGCGCGGGTAACATAGTTTCTTATGCGGGGATTGTTCGTGAGCGAGCGGTTGTTCGCGACATGATCAAGGTCGCCAATGAGATCGCCGATGCAGGTTTTAACCCTGAAGGGCGTAATTCCAGCGAGTTACTGGATCTTGCTGAGACCAAAGTCTTTAAGATTGCAGAGTCTCGAACTAATGAGAACGATGGTCCAAAAGGCATCAAGGCTATTCTTGAGAAGACAGTCGATAAGATTGAGGAACTCTATAATAACCCGACAGGTGGTGTGACCGGTATTTCCAGTGGTTTTCACGATCTTGATAAGATGACGGCTGGTTTCCAGGGCGGCGATTTGATTATTGTGGCTGCGCGTCCATCAATGGGTAAGACGACTTTTGCGATGAACTTGTGTGAGCAGGCGGCGCTAAATGAAGAAAAGCCTGTACTGATTTTTAGCTTGGAGATGCCTTCTGAGCAGATCATGATGCGTATGTTGGCCTCATTAGGCCGAGTCGATCAAACCAAGATACGTACCGGACAGCTTGATGATGATGATTGGGCTCGTGTCTCATCAACCATGGGTATCATGCTTGAGCAAGGTAAGATGTATATAGATGATGGCTCAGGTCTGACTCCAACCGATGTTCGAAGCAGGGCCAGACGAATCGCCCGTGAACACGGAGGCCTGTCGATGATCATGATCGATTACCTGCAGTTGATGCAGGTGCCAGCTCTGAAAGATAACCGTACCTTAGAAATTTCTGAAATTTCTCGCTCACTTAAGGCGTTAGCTAAAGAGTTAATGATTCCGGTTATTGCACTGTCACAGCTCAACCGTTCATTGGAGCAACGTGCCGATAAACGCCCTGTTAACTCAGATTTGCGTGAATCTGGTGCGATTGAGCAAGATGCCGATTTAATCATGTTTATCTATCGTGATGAGGTGTACAACCACGATACTGAGCATAAAGGTGTTGCTGAAATTATCATAGGTAAGCAACGTAACGGTCCCATTGGGCGTGTTCCGTTGACATTCCAAGGGCAATTCTCTCGTTTTGATAATTATGCCGGCCCCAAGTTTGATGAAGACTAA
- the alr gene encoding alanine racemase: MKPFPRAEISCKALKNNLARLRQIAPASKIMAVVKANGYGHGLLNVAKCIEDADGFGLARLEEAIALRDGGVTSKLILLEGFFRPVDLTTLVMKDIETVVHNEKQLEMLEQASLSKPANVWLKLDTGMHRLGFTPEQFEHVYARLLDCPQVAKPIKIMSHFACADEPDNPYTREQLNIFNRLAKNLPGETTLANSAGTLYWPDSHKDWVRPGISLYGVSPVVGDLGKNHGLQPAMELISQLIAIREHKAGDPAGYGCYWRAKEETKLGVVAIGYGDGYPRNAPEGTPVWVNGRLVPIVGRVSMDMLTVDLGLDSTDSIGDEAIMWGSALPVEVVAEHIGTIAYELVTKLTPRVAVCME, translated from the coding sequence TTGAAGCCATTTCCCCGTGCAGAGATCAGCTGTAAAGCGCTGAAGAATAATCTAGCCCGCCTGCGACAGATCGCGCCTGCGAGTAAAATCATGGCGGTCGTTAAAGCGAATGGTTATGGCCACGGCTTATTGAACGTAGCTAAATGCATCGAAGATGCTGATGGGTTCGGCTTGGCTCGTTTAGAAGAGGCAATAGCATTAAGAGATGGCGGCGTGACATCTAAGCTCATTTTGCTGGAAGGCTTCTTTAGGCCGGTAGACTTGACCACCTTAGTGATGAAGGACATAGAGACAGTTGTTCATAACGAGAAACAGCTGGAGATGTTAGAGCAGGCAAGCTTATCTAAGCCTGCTAACGTCTGGTTAAAGTTAGATACTGGTATGCATAGGTTAGGTTTTACCCCCGAGCAATTTGAGCATGTGTATGCGCGACTGCTGGATTGTCCTCAAGTGGCCAAACCAATCAAAATAATGTCTCATTTTGCCTGTGCCGACGAGCCGGATAACCCTTATACTCGAGAGCAGCTAAATATATTCAATCGTTTGGCAAAAAACTTACCAGGCGAGACTACGTTAGCTAACTCGGCAGGAACATTATATTGGCCAGATAGTCATAAAGACTGGGTTCGCCCGGGGATTTCCCTTTATGGTGTCTCCCCTGTAGTGGGGGATTTAGGTAAGAATCATGGTCTGCAACCGGCAATGGAGCTGATATCTCAGCTTATCGCCATTCGAGAGCATAAGGCTGGTGATCCTGCTGGCTATGGCTGTTATTGGCGGGCCAAAGAAGAGACTAAGCTTGGCGTCGTCGCCATCGGCTATGGTGATGGATATCCAAGAAATGCACCAGAGGGAACTCCGGTGTGGGTTAATGGACGTCTGGTACCCATAGTTGGACGTGTTTCTATGGATATGTTGACGGTTGATCTCGGATTGGACTCTACCGACAGTATTGGTGATGAGGCCATAATGTGGGGCAGTGCCTTACCGGTTGAAGTGGTTGCCGAGCATATAGGCACTATTGCCTATGAACTAGTGACAAAATTAACTCCTCGTGTTGCCGTGTGCATGGAATAA
- a CDS encoding BamA/TamA family outer membrane protein: protein MLVSVIAASPVAAQNLDSSAMNITDTEVHEDGNVVEPLVSTEPEQIENKFEPEFVAVPFIFSTETLSTTFGGAGVLKHAGQAQASILGIGLYSSNSSWVSYLGLTNYQLPKLDQWLFSGEFYRANFKEGIYFVPQGAGEGSLEPVATDSSQRNRILAEGDESFYKLHIKYVLPFGRGADGAALSLIPSRNNDNFSWDPTKSGVSSIELTPFVKTQELVGYNDLPTKAQGLELKLDWDNRDNGKNSTRGGETSLIFTRDFGSSSSTDSGGRESWTTWEFEQSAFFSLGGSSWFPQQTLALNFYLADTPTWSKDEDNSTGSHRPPSFSGVSLGGFEHLRGYSSRQFVGRSAVLYSAEYRVQPAWQPLQSLPLFNLYDVPWWQWVVFTEAGQVADSFSASELHDDMKWTLGAGARFEVESVVVRAEFAHGQDSNQFWVMVNQPF from the coding sequence ATGCTTGTTAGTGTCATCGCAGCTTCTCCCGTTGCGGCCCAAAACTTAGATAGTTCAGCAATGAATATCACCGATACAGAGGTCCATGAAGACGGCAATGTCGTTGAGCCTCTTGTCAGTACTGAGCCTGAGCAGATAGAAAACAAGTTCGAACCTGAATTTGTCGCCGTGCCCTTTATTTTTTCAACGGAAACCTTAAGCACCACATTCGGTGGCGCCGGGGTACTCAAGCATGCGGGGCAGGCCCAAGCATCCATATTAGGTATCGGTCTCTATAGTAGTAACAGTAGTTGGGTTAGTTATTTAGGCCTGACTAATTACCAACTGCCTAAGTTAGATCAGTGGCTTTTTTCTGGTGAGTTTTATCGGGCGAATTTTAAAGAGGGGATCTATTTTGTACCTCAAGGAGCTGGCGAGGGAAGTTTAGAACCCGTTGCTACTGATTCGAGTCAGAGAAATCGTATCTTGGCTGAGGGAGATGAATCATTTTATAAGCTACATATTAAATATGTGCTGCCTTTTGGGAGAGGGGCTGATGGCGCTGCACTGAGTCTGATACCATCGAGAAATAACGATAATTTCAGTTGGGATCCCACTAAGTCGGGGGTGAGTAGCATAGAGTTAACGCCTTTCGTCAAAACTCAGGAATTAGTTGGTTATAATGATTTACCCACTAAGGCTCAAGGACTCGAACTAAAACTGGATTGGGATAATCGTGATAATGGTAAAAATAGTACTCGTGGAGGCGAAACTAGCCTGATCTTTACTCGTGATTTTGGATCGTCGAGTAGCACAGACTCAGGTGGAAGGGAAAGTTGGACAACTTGGGAATTCGAGCAGAGTGCCTTCTTCTCTCTTGGGGGGAGCTCTTGGTTTCCACAGCAGACTTTGGCGTTAAACTTTTACCTTGCCGATACGCCTACATGGAGCAAAGATGAAGACAATTCAACTGGTTCTCATCGTCCTCCCTCTTTCTCTGGAGTGAGTCTAGGTGGTTTCGAACACTTAAGGGGCTATTCAAGTAGGCAGTTTGTTGGTCGAAGTGCGGTGCTTTACTCTGCCGAATATCGAGTGCAGCCAGCATGGCAACCCCTGCAGAGCCTACCCTTGTTTAATCTTTATGATGTACCTTGGTGGCAGTGGGTAGTATTTACTGAAGCAGGACAAGTTGCCGACAGCTTCAGTGCCAGTGAACTTCATGATGATATGAAATGGACCTTAGGTGCAGGGGCTAGATTTGAAGTCGAAAGTGTCGTGGTAAGAGCCGAGTTCGCCCATGGTCAAGACTCCAATCAATTTTGGGTCATGGTTAATCAGCCCTTCTAA
- a CDS encoding chemotaxis protein CheX → MNVNFINPFLESLLNVISTMANMKLNPGKPKIKTDNLAKGDVSGLIGMVGPQTKGSLSITFEQGLILEIMQNMLGENPGEINDEITDLVGEITNMVTGGAKNILGEKGYDFEMATPVVVAGLGHRISHQADGMKIIMPFTSPHGSAYIEICFEK, encoded by the coding sequence ATGAACGTTAATTTCATTAATCCTTTTCTCGAGTCTTTGCTGAATGTCATCTCGACAATGGCGAACATGAAACTCAATCCAGGAAAACCAAAAATAAAAACTGACAATCTTGCCAAGGGAGATGTTTCAGGCCTGATAGGCATGGTAGGTCCGCAGACCAAGGGCTCCTTATCGATCACCTTCGAACAGGGACTCATCTTAGAGATCATGCAGAATATGTTGGGTGAAAACCCAGGAGAGATCAATGATGAAATCACAGATCTCGTGGGTGAGATTACTAACATGGTGACAGGTGGAGCTAAAAACATATTGGGAGAAAAAGGCTATGATTTCGAGATGGCCACTCCCGTTGTTGTTGCAGGGCTTGGCCATCGTATCTCACACCAGGCCGATGGTATGAAGATCATCATGCCATTTACCAGCCCCCATGGCTCAGCCTACATAGAGATCTGTTTCGAAAAATAG
- a CDS encoding type II secretion system protein produces MKHYRTSDKYQRLNGFTLIELILVIIVLGILAVVAAPRFMDLNRDAKTSSVSGFQGSIEDALKMVHMKAQIDNGLGDNVNLDTQFGSYQFYRGYPETKSEATNPNLYFLETFLQLGAADSESKNNLTRTANYANIGVYEDNGFSRIGYGSGNLLAGLCYAEYFHTSLAQGVSIETRGC; encoded by the coding sequence ATGAAGCATTATAGAACTAGCGATAAATATCAAAGGCTTAATGGATTTACCTTGATTGAATTGATCCTGGTGATTATCGTTCTCGGCATATTAGCAGTGGTAGCAGCTCCTCGTTTCATGGATTTAAATCGTGATGCAAAAACCAGTAGCGTTAGTGGTTTTCAGGGAAGTATCGAAGATGCACTGAAAATGGTGCATATGAAGGCTCAAATCGACAATGGACTGGGTGATAATGTGAATCTAGACACTCAGTTCGGTAGCTACCAGTTTTATCGTGGCTATCCTGAGACCAAGAGTGAGGCTACTAATCCAAATCTATATTTTTTAGAAACATTTTTGCAGCTAGGTGCCGCTGACAGTGAGAGTAAAAATAATCTAACCCGGACCGCAAACTATGCCAATATCGGTGTTTATGAAGACAATGGTTTTTCACGCATAGGCTATGGAAGCGGCAATTTACTCGCAGGTTTATGTTATGCGGAATATTTTCATACCAGTTTAGCTCAAGGCGTTTCGATTGAGACTAGGGGCTGTTGA
- the dusA gene encoding tRNA dihydrouridine(20/20a) synthase DusA — translation MPVRKINRTFSIAPMLDWTDRHYRYLARIMSTELLLYTEMVTTGAIIHGKGDYLAYNSEENPLALQLGGSNHHDLATCAKLAAERGYDEINLNVGCPSDRVQSGRFGACLMAEPKLVAECVTAMKQVVDIPVTVKTRIGIDDQDSYEFLSEFVDTVSDVGCDTFIVHARKAWLQGLSPKQNREIPPLDYQRVYRLKKDYPDLHISINGGVKTLDECHEHLQHIDGVMVGREAYQNPYILAEVDQRLCGSNKPVLSRDAVLDKFIPYIEKHLMDGGRLNHITRHMTGMYQGEPGSRAWRRYISENAHKPGAGIEVIEQARKNIDC, via the coding sequence ATGCCTGTTAGAAAAATTAATCGCACCTTCTCAATTGCTCCTATGCTGGATTGGACCGATCGCCATTACCGCTACCTGGCGCGCATCATGTCTACAGAGCTATTACTTTATACAGAGATGGTGACCACAGGTGCGATTATTCATGGTAAAGGGGATTATCTTGCCTATAACAGTGAAGAGAATCCATTAGCATTACAGTTAGGTGGTTCGAATCATCATGATTTAGCGACTTGTGCCAAGTTAGCTGCGGAACGTGGTTATGATGAGATCAATTTGAATGTGGGTTGCCCTTCGGATCGGGTTCAAAGTGGTCGCTTCGGGGCTTGTCTTATGGCTGAGCCCAAACTTGTCGCCGAGTGTGTCACCGCTATGAAGCAAGTCGTGGATATTCCTGTGACGGTTAAGACTCGTATTGGCATAGATGATCAAGACAGTTATGAATTTTTGAGTGAGTTTGTCGACACCGTCAGCGATGTGGGCTGTGATACTTTTATTGTTCATGCTAGAAAGGCCTGGCTACAGGGCTTGAGTCCTAAGCAGAATCGCGAGATCCCCCCTCTGGATTACCAGCGTGTGTATCGGCTAAAGAAGGACTATCCGGATCTTCATATCTCCATCAATGGCGGTGTTAAAACACTCGATGAATGTCATGAGCATTTACAGCATATCGATGGAGTCATGGTAGGCCGGGAAGCTTATCAAAACCCTTATATATTGGCCGAAGTGGATCAGCGACTCTGCGGGAGTAATAAACCTGTGCTGAGCCGAGATGCTGTTTTAGATAAATTTATTCCTTATATAGAGAAACATCTTATGGATGGTGGCAGGTTAAACCATATTACTCGCCATATGACTGGTATGTATCAAGGAGAGCCAGGTTCCAGAGCCTGGAGACGCTATATTAGTGAAAATGCTCATAAACCAGGGGCCGGAATAGAAGTCATTGAGCAGGCTAGAAAAAATATAGATTGCTAG